The Rhizobium sp. BT04 genomic interval GCACACCGAAAACCATCGGCGAGATCGCGGTGCAGCTCGGCTATTCCGAACCAAGCGCCTTCTTCCGGGCCTTCCGCAAATGGATCGGCAAGAGCCCTGAGGCCTTTCGGCGGGATGGAACGGAAAATCGAGAGGATGTCAGTCGAATCGATTGACTCGTTCCGACTGGCCCCGCGCTTTCGCGAACATGGCGGCAATCTTCATCACGAAGGACTTGCTGAAGCGACCAAGAACCTCCTGATGAGGCTCGATGTACCAGGAACGCTCGACGATATCGTAATTGTATTCGTCGACGACGATCCAACTCTGTTTGAGATCACCGAGACCGGCGCGCCGGCGTTCGATATCGGGAATTTCCAGCGCAACCCTTTCCGGCGGTGGTGGTTGCGTGGTGATTGCCAGAAGGGCGAGATGCGTATTTCCATCGCTCGCACTGCGGATCGCGATGACGACACAGACCGGGCGCTGTTTGCGCCCCTCGGCCTCACCACGCTGCTGCTGCCATGCCCAGAGATAGGGATAGTTTATCACCTCGCCAGGACGAAACTCATGGTTCATCGTCGTAGCTTTCCCCGCGCGCCAGTCGCTCAATTGCCTCGCCGAACAATTCGGCATGCTCATCCGGCATCTCCGAAATGTGATGCGCACGACGCGGGTCCCTGCCGCTGCGCATCCGCTGATAGTGCTCATAGCTCATCAGCACGAAACGGGGCTTGTTATGGCGGGTGAGAATAACCGGCTCGCGGCTGGCGACATCGGTGACATCACCAATCTGTTTATTGAGATCACCTGTCGTGAACTGTCGCATCAATATCGTCTCCGGTTTAATTTCCATATATTCTATATTTTCCATCTTTTCAAGAAAATGGCGTTCACGCGTTCTCGACAAGAATTCGCATGGCTCTCCCCAGTATCATTCAAGGGCACTTTGACCCCGCCGCAACCCGCGCTACATATTTCAGCGGGAGGAGTGCCATGTTTGATTTTTCGCTCGGCGAAACCGCGGACGCGATCCGTGAAGCGACGGCGCGGTTTGCCGCCGACGCTATTGCTCCGCTCGCCGCGGAGATCGATGACAGCAATACGTTTCCACGCCAGCTCTGGCCTGAGATGGGCGCGCTCGGCCTGCATGGGATCACCGTCGAGGAAGAATTCGGCGGCACGGGTCTCGGTTATCTCGAGCATGTCGTTGCCATGGAAGAGGTCTCGCGCGCCTCGGCCTCCGTCGGCCTCAGCTATGGCGCCCATTCCAATCTCTGCGTCAACCAGATCCGCCGCTGGGCATCAGCCGAGCAGAAGCGCCGCTATCTCCCGAAGCTGATCTCCGGCGAGCATGTCGGCTCGCTCGCCATGTCGGAGGCCGGCGCCGGTTCCGATGTCGTTTCCATGCGGTTACGCGCCGAGAAAAAGGGCGACCGCTATCTTCTGAACGGCACCAAGTTCTGGATCACCAACGCGCCGCATGCCGACGTGCTTGTTGTCTATACCAAGACCGATCCCGCAGCCGGCCCGAAAGGCATTTCCGCCTTCATCATCGAAAAGGGGCTGCCCGGCTTCAGCGTCTCCAAGAAACTCTCCAAGCTCGGCATGCGCGGCAGCGACACGGCCGAACTGGTCTTCGAGGATTGTGCGGTGCCCGCCGAGGCGCTGATGGGCCGGGAGGGAGAAGGTGTGAAGATCCTGATGTCCGGCCTCGATTACGAGCGCGCCGTGCTTGCCGCCGGACCGCTCGGCATCATGCAGGCCTGCCTCGACGTTGTGCTGCCCTATGTTCGCGATCGCAAGCAGTTCGGCAAAGCGATCGGCGATTTCCAGCTGATGCAGGGCAAGATCGCCGATATGTATGTGGCGCTGAATTCGGCGCGCGCCTATGTCTATTCCGTCGCCCGCGCCTGCGATGCCGGCCGCGCGACGCGCACGGATGCAGCTGCTGCGATACTCTTTGCCAGCGAGAATGCCGTAAAGGTCTCGCTGGAAGCGATCCAGGCGCTCGGCGGCGCCGGCTATACCAAGGAATGGCCGGTCGAACGCTTCCTGCGCGACGCCAAGCTCTACGATATTGGCGCCGGCACCAATGAGATCCGCCGCTATCTGATCGGCCGGGAGCTCATCGCATCATGACGGTGATTTCAACTGCGATCGATCGCGACAGCGAGACCTTCAAGGCCAATGCCAGCAAGAACAAGGCGCTTATCGACGAGCTCTATGAGCGCTCGGTAAAGGCCCGCGACGGCGGTTCGCAGGCTGCGCGGGAGCGTCATACCGGCAAGGGCAAGCTGCTGCCGCGCGATCGTATTCAGCTTCTGCTCGATGCGGGCAGCCCCTTCCTGGAGATCGGCACGCTGGCGGCCAACGGCATGTATGATGATGAGGCGCCGGGCGCCGGCATCATCACTGGCATCGGCCGCGTTTGCGGCCGCGAGGTGATGATCCTCACCAATGATGCGACGGTAAAGGGCGGCGCCTATTACCCCGTGACGGTGAAGAAACATCTGCGGGCGCAGGAGATCGCCCTGCAGAACCGACTGCCATGCCTCTATCTCGTCGATAGCGGCGGCGCCAATCTTCCGCATCAGGCCGAAGTCTTTCCCGACCGCGACCATTTCGGCGCGATCTTCTACAACCAGGCCCAGATGTCGGCCGAAGGAATCCCGCAGATCGCCTGCGTCATGGGAAGCTGCACCGCCGGCGGCGCCTATGTGCCCGCCATGTCCGACGAAACGGTCATCGTGCGCAATCAGGGCACGATCTTCCTCGCCGGCCCGCCGCTCGTCAAAGCCGCGACCGGCGAGATCATTTCGGCCGAAGAGCTTGGCGGCGCCGAGACCCATGGCCGCCGCTCCGGCGTCGTCGATCATGTCGCCGAAAATGATGAACATGCGCTGCTGCTCGTTCGCGATATCGTGAGCACCCTCAACAGCGTCAAATCAGTCGATATCGACATCCAGGCACCGCGGCCGCCGAAACTCGATCCGGAAGATCTCCGCGGCATAATCCCCGAGGACGTGCGCTCGCCCTATGACGTGCGCGAGGTCATCGGCCGGATCGTCGATGGTTCGGAACTGCATGAGTTCAAGCCGCTCTACGGCACCACGCTGGTCTGCGGCTTCGCCCGCATCTGGGGCATGCCCGTCGCCGTCATCGCCAATAACGGCGTCCTCTTCTCTGAAAGTGCGCTGAAGGGCGCGCATTTCATCGAGCTCGCCTGCCAGCGCCGCGTGCCCTTGCTCTTTCTGCAGAATATTTCCGGCTTCATGGTCGGCGGCCGATACGAGGCCGGAGGCATCGCCAAGGATGGAGCAAAGCTGGTGACGGCGGTCGCGACCGCGACCGTGCCGAAGGTCACCGTCATCATCGGCGGTAGCTTCGGCGCCGGCAATTACGGCATGTGCGGCCGCGCCTATCGCCCGCGTTTCCTCTTCACCTGGCCGAACAGCCGCATCAGCGTCATGGGCGGCGAACAGGCAGCCTCGGTGCTCGCCACCATCCGCCGAGACTCCATGGAGGCGCGCGGTGAGAATTGGCCTATTGAAGAGGAGGAGGCCTTTAAGGCGCCGATCCGCGCCGGCTACGAGGCCGAGGGCAACCCCTATTATGCCACCGCCCGCCTCTGGGACGACGGCATCATCCATCCCAGCCAGACGCGGGATGTGCTGGGCCTTGCCTTTTCCGCCTGCCTGAACGCGCCGATCCCGAAAGGGCCGCGCTTCGGCCTGTTCAGGATGTGAGGCGCCGATGATGGAAAGTATTCTCATTGCCAATAGGGGCGAAATCGCCCGCCGCATCATCCGCACCGCCAAGTCGCTCGGCATCCGTACCATCGCCGTCTATTCCGAAGCCGATGCCGGCCTGCCCTTCGTGAGAGAGGCGGACGAGGCGATCGCCATCGGCCCCTCGCCGGCCCGTGACAGCTATCTCTCGCCGGCGCGTATCCTGGAGGCCGCCCGCAAGAGCGGCGCCGCTGCGATCCATCCGGGCTACGGGTTCCTCTCGGAAAATGCCGATTTTGCCGAGGCCGTGGAAAAGGCCGGCATCGTCTGGGTCGGGGCGCCCCCGGCGGCCATCCGGGCGATGGGGCTCAAGGACGCCGCCAAGGAATTGATGCAGGCAGCCGGCGTGCCCGTGACCCCCGGTTATCTTGGATCGGACCAGAACGAAGAGCGGCTGGCGGCGGAAGCCGAGGCCATCGGTTATCCCGTGCTGATCAAGGCGGTTGCCGGCGGCGGCGGCAAGGGCATGCGCCGCGTCGAACGGCTTGAGGATTTCGCCGAACTTCTCGCCTCCTGCCGCCGTGAGGCGGCGGCCGCCTTCGGCGACGACCGCGTTCTCATCGAACGCTATATCGCCAATCCGCGCCATATCGAGGTGCAGGTTTTCGCCGATCAGCTCGGAAATTGCGTGCATCTCTTCGAACGCGATTGCTCGCTGCAGCGCCGTCACCAGAAGGTCATCGAGGAAGCGCCTGCCCCGGGCCTGGATGCCGCCACCCGCGCTGCGATCTGCGATGCGGCAGTGAAGGCCGCAAGAGCAGTGAACTATGTCGGCGCCGGCACCATCGAATTCATCGCCGATGCCTCGCAGGGCCTGCATCCCGACCGTATCTGGTTCATGGAGATGAACACCCGCCTGCAGGTGGAGCACCCCGTTACCGAAGCGATATCAGGCGAAGATCTGGTGCTGTGGCAGCTGAAGGTCGCCAGCGGCGAGCCACTGCCGAAAACGCAGGACGAGATCGTCATGAACGGCTGGGCGTTCGAAGCCCGGCTCTACGCCGAAAACCCCGCCGCCGGCTATCTGCCCTCGACCGGCCGGCTTGAACATCTAAGCTTGCCGGAGTCCGTCCGTGTCGATAGCGGTGTCGAGCAAGGGGATGACATCACCGCCTTCTACGATCCGATGATCGCCAAGATCATTGCGCATGGGCCGAACCGCGAGGCCGCACTTTCGAAGCTCGCAGCCGCCTGCGCCGGTATCGAGGTTTGGCCGGTGAAATCCAATGCCGGCCTGCTTGCCCGCATCGCCGTCGATCCGGATTTTCGCGCCGCTTGGATCGATACCGGCTTTCTCGACCGCCGCGGAGATAGCCTTGTAGCGAAGGAGCCTGACGAGACGACCATCGATAGAGCGGCCACTGCG includes:
- a CDS encoding type II toxin-antitoxin system Phd/YefM family antitoxin, encoding MRQFTTGDLNKQIGDVTDVASREPVILTRHNKPRFVLMSYEHYQRMRSGRDPRRAHHISEMPDEHAELFGEAIERLARGESYDDEP
- a CDS encoding acetyl/propionyl/methylcrotonyl-CoA carboxylase subunit alpha; translation: MMESILIANRGEIARRIIRTAKSLGIRTIAVYSEADAGLPFVREADEAIAIGPSPARDSYLSPARILEAARKSGAAAIHPGYGFLSENADFAEAVEKAGIVWVGAPPAAIRAMGLKDAAKELMQAAGVPVTPGYLGSDQNEERLAAEAEAIGYPVLIKAVAGGGGKGMRRVERLEDFAELLASCRREAAAAFGDDRVLIERYIANPRHIEVQVFADQLGNCVHLFERDCSLQRRHQKVIEEAPAPGLDAATRAAICDAAVKAARAVNYVGAGTIEFIADASQGLHPDRIWFMEMNTRLQVEHPVTEAISGEDLVLWQLKVASGEPLPKTQDEIVMNGWAFEARLYAENPAAGYLPSTGRLEHLSLPESVRVDSGVEQGDDITAFYDPMIAKIIAHGPNREAALSKLAAACAGIEVWPVKSNAGLLARIAVDPDFRAAWIDTGFLDRRGDSLVAKEPDETTIDRAATALSKGTDNDPWSALTGFRIAGPNDNRVRVRIDGHLYWGRAHPDLEANAFEMDETTVLFDAGNAWPIGLPAASEVEANQGPGDGAILSPMPGLVISVEVAEGDRVAKGDRLLTVEAMKMEHSLRAPFDGIVGKLQVSTGARVSENQLVVTVMKEQD
- a CDS encoding carboxyl transferase domain-containing protein → MTVISTAIDRDSETFKANASKNKALIDELYERSVKARDGGSQAARERHTGKGKLLPRDRIQLLLDAGSPFLEIGTLAANGMYDDEAPGAGIITGIGRVCGREVMILTNDATVKGGAYYPVTVKKHLRAQEIALQNRLPCLYLVDSGGANLPHQAEVFPDRDHFGAIFYNQAQMSAEGIPQIACVMGSCTAGGAYVPAMSDETVIVRNQGTIFLAGPPLVKAATGEIISAEELGGAETHGRRSGVVDHVAENDEHALLLVRDIVSTLNSVKSVDIDIQAPRPPKLDPEDLRGIIPEDVRSPYDVREVIGRIVDGSELHEFKPLYGTTLVCGFARIWGMPVAVIANNGVLFSESALKGAHFIELACQRRVPLLFLQNISGFMVGGRYEAGGIAKDGAKLVTAVATATVPKVTVIIGGSFGAGNYGMCGRAYRPRFLFTWPNSRISVMGGEQAASVLATIRRDSMEARGENWPIEEEEAFKAPIRAGYEAEGNPYYATARLWDDGIIHPSQTRDVLGLAFSACLNAPIPKGPRFGLFRM
- a CDS encoding acyl-CoA dehydrogenase family protein, whose translation is MFDFSLGETADAIREATARFAADAIAPLAAEIDDSNTFPRQLWPEMGALGLHGITVEEEFGGTGLGYLEHVVAMEEVSRASASVGLSYGAHSNLCVNQIRRWASAEQKRRYLPKLISGEHVGSLAMSEAGAGSDVVSMRLRAEKKGDRYLLNGTKFWITNAPHADVLVVYTKTDPAAGPKGISAFIIEKGLPGFSVSKKLSKLGMRGSDTAELVFEDCAVPAEALMGREGEGVKILMSGLDYERAVLAAGPLGIMQACLDVVLPYVRDRKQFGKAIGDFQLMQGKIADMYVALNSARAYVYSVARACDAGRATRTDAAAAILFASENAVKVSLEAIQALGGAGYTKEWPVERFLRDAKLYDIGAGTNEIRRYLIGRELIAS